A stretch of Natronococcus sp. CG52 DNA encodes these proteins:
- the gatA gene encoding Asp-tRNA(Asn)/Glu-tRNA(Gln) amidotransferase subunit GatA, with product MSANIFITEEEIDGDDDGPLAGTTVAIKDNISTEGVRTTCGSRMLEEYVPPYDATVVSRLKEAGATIVGKANMDEFGMGTTNETSYFGPTDNPAAPGRVPGGSSGGSAAAVAAGEADVALGTDTGGSIRCPAAFCGVVGIKPTYGLVSRYGLVAYGNSLEQIGPFGETVEDAAELLDAIAGSDERDATTHPEGDDSSYADAATGEVDGLSIGVPTELLEGADEGVVETFWDAIADLEEQGAEYHEVSLPSVEHAVEAYYVIAMSEASSNLARFDGVRYGHDADVEGNWNETFSQARKEGFGDEVKRRILLGTYALSAGYHDKYYKKAQDARAWVKQDFDEALSEADVLASPTMPVPPFELGESLDDPLQMYLADANTVPVNLADLPAISVPAGETDGLPVGLQLIGPAFGEEQLIRAGSAIDR from the coding sequence ATGTCGGCGAACATTTTCATCACGGAGGAGGAGATCGACGGCGACGACGACGGTCCGCTGGCCGGCACGACGGTCGCAATCAAGGACAACATCTCCACCGAGGGCGTCCGGACGACTTGCGGCTCGCGGATGCTCGAGGAGTACGTCCCGCCCTACGACGCGACGGTCGTCTCCCGACTCAAAGAGGCGGGGGCGACGATCGTCGGCAAGGCGAATATGGACGAGTTCGGGATGGGGACGACCAACGAGACCTCCTACTTCGGTCCGACGGACAACCCGGCGGCACCCGGCCGCGTCCCCGGCGGGTCCTCCGGCGGCTCGGCCGCTGCGGTCGCCGCCGGCGAGGCCGACGTCGCGCTCGGCACCGATACGGGCGGCTCGATCCGCTGTCCCGCCGCGTTCTGCGGCGTCGTCGGCATCAAGCCGACGTACGGACTGGTCTCGCGGTACGGACTGGTCGCCTACGGCAACAGTCTCGAGCAAATCGGCCCCTTCGGCGAGACCGTCGAGGACGCCGCGGAACTGCTCGACGCGATCGCCGGCAGCGACGAGCGTGATGCGACTACCCACCCGGAGGGTGACGACTCGAGCTACGCCGACGCCGCCACCGGCGAGGTCGACGGCCTTTCGATCGGCGTTCCCACGGAGCTACTCGAGGGCGCCGACGAGGGCGTCGTCGAGACCTTCTGGGACGCGATCGCCGATCTCGAGGAGCAGGGCGCCGAGTACCACGAGGTCAGCCTCCCCTCCGTCGAGCACGCCGTCGAGGCCTACTACGTGATCGCGATGTCCGAGGCGTCCTCGAACCTCGCCCGGTTCGACGGCGTCCGCTACGGCCACGACGCCGACGTCGAGGGCAACTGGAACGAGACCTTCTCGCAGGCACGCAAGGAGGGCTTCGGCGACGAGGTCAAGCGCCGGATCCTGCTCGGCACCTACGCGCTCTCGGCGGGGTATCACGACAAATACTACAAGAAGGCCCAGGACGCCCGCGCGTGGGTTAAACAGGACTTCGACGAGGCGCTCTCGGAGGCCGACGTGCTCGCGTCGCCGACGATGCCGGTGCCGCCGTTCGAACTCGGCGAGAGCCTCGACGATCCGCTCCAGATGTATCTCGCCGATGCCAACACGGTGCCGGTCAACCTAGCCGACCTCCCTGCGATCTCGGTACCCGCCGGCGAAACCGACGGTCTCCCCGTCGGCCTCCAGCTCATCGGTCCGGCGTTCGGCGAGGAGCAACTGATCCGCGCCGGCAGCGCGATCGATCGATAA
- a CDS encoding helix-turn-helix transcriptional regulator, translating to MSVSATESELSEDERAGLELVRETGGIHQSDFWKELDVSSRKGSRIVESLVEKELVDREETVYNGHNTYYISPTARDLDFTLLMAGDMLSPFIGEDEVDPNSDAFSQWIMNLAYEE from the coding sequence GTGAGCGTCTCTGCGACAGAATCAGAGCTCTCCGAAGACGAGCGTGCCGGACTCGAACTCGTCCGCGAGACCGGCGGTATCCACCAGAGCGACTTCTGGAAGGAACTCGACGTCTCCTCGCGCAAGGGGAGCCGAATCGTCGAATCGCTCGTCGAGAAGGAACTGGTCGACCGCGAGGAAACCGTCTACAACGGCCACAACACCTACTACATCTCGCCGACCGCACGGGACCTCGATTTCACCCTGCTGATGGCCGGCGACATGCTCTCGCCGTTCATCGGCGAGGACGAGGTCGATCCCAACAGCGACGCCTTCTCGCAGTGGATCATGAATCTCGCGTACGAGGAGTAA
- a CDS encoding NRDE family protein, with translation MCTLTLAWQVFDETPVAVAANRDEALERESLPPDVYREKPRIVAPRDVEAGGTWIGYNEFGVFAGITNRWGDADLAGERSRGLLVADVLEARSAADAATIVEEQTESREYEGFYLVIADETDAFCYEWGGDLERTDFDPGVHVVVNVAVDDDARVPEIRPDAAREQAENGRRLRRELAAESDETAEEWLERAGTVLGDHEYGVCVHGDGFGTRSSSLIALGERSRYAFAPEPPCETSYESVAVGTDSLEEREGHI, from the coding sequence GTGTGTACGCTCACGCTCGCCTGGCAGGTCTTCGACGAGACACCCGTCGCAGTCGCCGCAAACCGTGACGAAGCGCTCGAGCGCGAGTCCCTGCCGCCCGACGTCTACCGCGAGAAGCCGCGAATCGTCGCGCCGCGGGACGTCGAAGCGGGCGGGACCTGGATCGGCTACAACGAGTTCGGCGTCTTCGCCGGCATCACGAACCGGTGGGGCGACGCCGACCTCGCGGGTGAACGATCCCGCGGGTTGCTCGTCGCGGACGTCCTCGAGGCCCGCTCCGCCGCCGACGCAGCGACGATCGTCGAGGAGCAGACCGAGAGCCGGGAGTACGAGGGGTTCTACCTCGTAATCGCGGACGAGACGGACGCGTTCTGTTACGAGTGGGGCGGCGACCTCGAGCGAACCGACTTCGACCCCGGCGTCCACGTCGTCGTCAACGTCGCGGTCGACGACGACGCTCGGGTTCCAGAGATCCGGCCCGATGCGGCGCGGGAACAGGCGGAAAACGGTCGCAGGCTGCGTCGCGAGTTGGCCGCTGAATCGGACGAGACGGCCGAGGAGTGGCTCGAGCGAGCCGGAACGGTGCTCGGGGATCACGAGTACGGCGTCTGCGTTCACGGGGACGGGTTCGGCACCCGTTCCTCCTCGTTGATCGCCCTGGGCGAACGGTCTCGGTACGCGTTCGCTCCGGAGCCGCCCTGCGAGACGAGCTACGAGTCGGTCGCGGTCGGAACCGACTCGCTGGAAGAGCGCGAAGGGCACATTTAA
- a CDS encoding class I adenylate-forming enzyme family protein encodes MTGAPVDWPTHNLVTHRVRATPERTAVVDMETNDRWSFREFDRRVDDAARGIRRALGNPQNDRLGVLMDTRPAFATVFFAAMRLGATVVPLNVRETTGELAAKVDRTGLEAIVCEAGTESSALELADEAALEGECVWSVDDPEIERVRALYSDRRETESEFEGDRTVEPVSLGRDETQLIMFTSGTSGEPKGVRLTVGNLVASATASAFRLGVDPDDRWLCCLPMYHMGGLAPVVRSVLYGTTVVIQRAFEPRETARILERENATGVSLVPTMCKRLLDAGWQPAEALRFVLLGGAPASSELLERCHAANVPVHPTYGMTETASQIATATPAETRTQEGTVGQPLLFADVTVVDDDGEGVPIGEPGELVVSGPTVTPGYLEPERTDAAFGGRGLYTGDVGYADEDGRLWVLNRRSDRIVTGGENVDPGEVVAVLRSHPGVADAAVVGLEDREWGERVGALVVPEGADGPAGGRSETAAESLALESVLGHCDDRLAGFKRPKMIAVVASLPRTPSGTVDREATRTRLLESGIDVSDWSRSS; translated from the coding sequence GTGACGGGCGCGCCGGTCGACTGGCCGACTCACAACCTGGTGACACACCGTGTCCGGGCGACGCCCGAGCGAACGGCTGTGGTCGATATGGAGACGAACGATCGCTGGAGCTTCCGGGAATTCGACCGGCGAGTCGACGACGCCGCTCGAGGTATCCGGCGAGCGCTCGGGAACCCCCAAAACGATCGGCTCGGCGTCCTGATGGACACCCGGCCCGCGTTCGCGACGGTCTTCTTCGCCGCGATGCGACTCGGCGCGACGGTCGTTCCGCTGAACGTCCGCGAGACGACCGGTGAACTCGCCGCGAAGGTCGACCGAACGGGGCTCGAGGCGATCGTCTGCGAGGCGGGGACCGAATCGAGCGCGCTCGAGCTAGCGGACGAGGCGGCGCTCGAGGGCGAGTGCGTCTGGTCCGTCGACGATCCCGAGATAGAGCGGGTCCGGGCGTTGTACTCGGACCGGCGCGAAACTGAGTCGGAGTTCGAGGGGGATCGGACCGTCGAACCAGTCTCGCTCGGGCGCGACGAGACGCAACTGATCATGTTCACCTCCGGGACCTCCGGCGAGCCGAAGGGAGTGCGACTGACCGTCGGAAACCTTGTCGCCAGCGCGACGGCCTCCGCGTTCCGGCTCGGCGTCGATCCGGACGACCGGTGGCTCTGTTGTCTCCCGATGTACCACATGGGCGGGCTGGCCCCCGTCGTTCGGTCCGTGCTCTACGGTACCACCGTCGTGATCCAGCGCGCGTTCGAACCGCGCGAGACGGCCCGGATTCTCGAGCGCGAGAACGCGACCGGCGTCTCCCTGGTACCGACGATGTGCAAGCGGCTGCTCGACGCCGGCTGGCAGCCCGCCGAGGCGCTCCGGTTCGTTCTCCTCGGCGGCGCGCCGGCCTCGAGCGAACTGCTCGAGCGCTGCCACGCGGCCAACGTGCCGGTTCACCCGACCTACGGAATGACCGAGACGGCCTCCCAGATCGCCACGGCGACGCCCGCCGAGACGCGGACTCAGGAGGGGACCGTCGGCCAGCCGCTCCTCTTCGCCGACGTGACGGTCGTCGACGACGATGGGGAGGGAGTTCCGATAGGCGAACCGGGCGAACTCGTCGTCTCGGGGCCGACGGTGACGCCCGGCTACCTCGAGCCCGAGCGAACCGACGCAGCGTTCGGCGGCCGGGGGCTCTACACGGGCGACGTCGGTTACGCCGACGAGGACGGCCGGCTGTGGGTGCTCAACCGCCGAAGCGACCGGATCGTCACCGGCGGCGAGAACGTCGACCCAGGCGAGGTCGTCGCGGTGCTGCGCTCGCATCCAGGCGTCGCCGACGCCGCCGTCGTCGGTCTCGAGGACCGCGAGTGGGGCGAACGCGTCGGCGCGCTCGTCGTTCCCGAGGGAGCCGACGGACCGGCTGGAGGCCGGTCTGAGACCGCCGCCGAATCGCTGGCCCTCGAGTCCGTCCTCGGCCACTGCGACGATCGCCTCGCGGGATTCAAGCGGCCGAAGATGATCGCCGTCGTCGCGTCGCTTCCGCGGACGCCGTCGGGGACCGTCGACCGCGAGGCGACGCGAACGCGCCTGCTCGAGTCGGGAATCGACGTTTCCGACTGGTCGCGGTCGTCGTAA
- a CDS encoding mandelate racemase/muconate lactonizing enzyme family protein — MTDEPTLDLEHRPFSLPLATPLETASGTIGSRDGFLVRVTRHSDGAVGYGEATPLPGWTESRKDCAAALERAQRTIRSGSAREALAAVDEAVAARHGVSLALADLEASTESTPLYRYFSPNALVARVPVNATIGDRSVDESVTAARRAVDRGFDCCKFKVGRRSVDEDVERVRRVREAVGPNVELRADANGAWSYDEAAAAIEAFADVGVSIVEQPLPAGALEGHAELRGKGVAVALDEGLLEHGVDAICEARAADVLAIKPMALGGLDVAQQITAWIAELEITPLVTTTIDGVVARTGAVHLAAAIPDLPACGLATGELLAEDLGRDPVLLENGSAVVPQAKGLGVEGVWNE; from the coding sequence ATGACCGACGAACCGACACTCGACCTCGAGCACCGTCCGTTCTCGCTGCCGCTAGCCACGCCGCTCGAGACCGCGAGCGGAACGATCGGCTCCCGCGACGGATTCCTCGTTCGCGTTACCCGGCACAGCGACGGGGCGGTCGGCTACGGCGAGGCGACCCCGCTTCCAGGCTGGACGGAGTCCCGAAAAGACTGCGCCGCCGCGCTCGAGCGGGCACAGCGGACGATCCGGAGCGGTAGCGCGAGGGAGGCGTTGGCGGCGGTCGACGAGGCGGTCGCCGCGAGACACGGCGTTTCGCTCGCACTCGCGGATCTCGAGGCCTCGACCGAGTCGACGCCGCTCTACCGCTACTTCAGCCCGAACGCGCTCGTCGCGCGGGTTCCGGTGAACGCGACGATCGGGGATCGATCGGTCGACGAGAGCGTGACGGCGGCACGACGCGCCGTCGACCGCGGCTTCGACTGCTGCAAATTCAAGGTCGGCCGCCGAAGCGTCGACGAGGACGTCGAACGAGTACGCCGCGTCCGTGAGGCCGTCGGTCCTAACGTCGAACTCCGCGCGGACGCGAACGGCGCCTGGTCCTACGACGAAGCCGCCGCCGCGATCGAGGCCTTCGCCGACGTCGGCGTGTCGATCGTCGAACAGCCGCTGCCGGCCGGGGCGCTCGAGGGCCACGCCGAACTCAGGGGGAAGGGCGTCGCGGTCGCCCTCGACGAGGGGCTGCTCGAGCACGGCGTCGACGCGATCTGCGAAGCCCGGGCCGCGGACGTCCTCGCGATCAAACCGATGGCCCTCGGCGGACTCGACGTCGCCCAGCAGATCACCGCGTGGATCGCCGAACTCGAGATCACGCCGCTGGTGACGACGACGATCGACGGCGTCGTCGCCCGAACGGGTGCGGTCCACCTCGCGGCGGCGATCCCGGATCTGCCGGCCTGCGGGCTGGCGACCGGAGAGCTGCTCGCCGAGGACCTCGGCCGCGATCCCGTCCTGCTCGAGAACGGTTCGGCGGTCGTCCCGCAGGCGAAGGGACTCGGCGTCGAGGGGGTGTGGAACGAGTGA
- a CDS encoding 1,4-dihydroxy-2-naphthoate polyprenyltransferase: MSTAEVDISRTKAWVIAARPQTLPAAAAPVIVGTGLAVYEGVFAPIPALMAVIGAALIQIGTNFANDYYDAIKGADTDDREGFTRVTQSGLIAPERVKLATIVTFALAILSGTYLVYVGGVPILVIGLVSVCCGWAYTGGPYPLGYHGLGDPFVFVFFGLVAVTGTYYVQAAAHLEPFTTTVPAGTVTRESILAGLPIAGVSTAVLVVNNIRDRETDAETGKRTLAVRLGYRWSRLEFAALLALAYLTPLWFWLGEGFGPEVLLPLVTLPYAALIARTVLTRTDGEALNPALEQTGKLLAMYALLFAGGFVLL, encoded by the coding sequence ATGAGCACGGCGGAAGTCGATATTTCGCGGACGAAGGCGTGGGTGATAGCCGCACGCCCGCAGACGTTGCCCGCAGCGGCGGCGCCCGTCATCGTCGGGACCGGACTCGCGGTCTACGAGGGCGTTTTCGCCCCGATACCGGCGCTGATGGCGGTAATCGGTGCAGCACTGATCCAGATCGGAACCAACTTCGCGAACGACTACTACGACGCGATCAAGGGCGCCGATACCGACGATCGGGAGGGCTTTACGCGGGTCACCCAGTCCGGACTCATCGCTCCGGAACGGGTCAAACTCGCGACGATCGTCACGTTCGCGCTGGCGATCCTCTCGGGAACCTACCTCGTCTACGTCGGCGGCGTCCCGATTCTCGTGATCGGTCTCGTGAGCGTTTGCTGCGGATGGGCCTACACGGGCGGACCGTACCCGCTGGGATACCACGGCCTCGGCGACCCGTTCGTCTTCGTCTTCTTCGGACTCGTCGCCGTGACCGGGACGTACTACGTCCAGGCCGCCGCCCACCTCGAGCCGTTCACGACGACGGTTCCTGCGGGGACGGTGACCCGCGAGTCGATCCTCGCCGGCCTCCCCATCGCCGGCGTCTCGACGGCCGTCCTGGTCGTGAACAACATCCGCGACAGGGAAACCGACGCGGAGACCGGAAAGCGGACGCTCGCCGTCCGCCTCGGCTATCGGTGGAGTCGTCTCGAGTTCGCTGCCCTGCTCGCGCTCGCCTACCTCACGCCGCTGTGGTTCTGGCTCGGCGAAGGGTTCGGTCCCGAAGTGTTGTTGCCCCTCGTGACGCTTCCCTACGCCGCGCTGATCGCGCGAACCGTCCTGACGCGGACCGACGGCGAGGCGCTCAACCCCGCCCTCGAGCAGACCGGGAAACTGCTCGCGATGTACGCGCTGTTGTTCGCCGGAGGGTTCGTGCTGCTATGA
- a CDS encoding cohesin domain-containing protein → MTGRSPPRAAVALALVCCLTLALGIAAAPASAGDGITVVSFDSGEVDADAGETVTLELVVSDHGDYSGNGIDNLSATVAYDPAVFTVTDVEHGPMLAGDDPDAEVEGAAGIEAEAGTVTIGQERTPSGDGTKGTGTAATLTLEVADDAEPTTERIEITESSTMLITDYPQHTVERDATVHVEGGAEPDEGAEPEDALDGDDDPEGVTLADEPAANESNASDDADEDETTTEGNGDDADSVPGFTAIAAILGIATLLVRHSRR, encoded by the coding sequence ATGACCGGGCGATCGCCGCCGCGCGCCGCCGTCGCGCTCGCACTCGTCTGCTGTCTCACGCTCGCACTCGGGATCGCCGCAGCGCCGGCCAGCGCCGGCGACGGGATAACCGTCGTCTCCTTCGATTCCGGCGAGGTCGACGCCGACGCGGGCGAGACCGTCACGCTCGAACTCGTCGTGAGCGATCACGGCGACTACAGCGGTAACGGGATCGACAACCTGTCCGCTACCGTCGCGTACGACCCCGCCGTCTTCACGGTGACGGACGTCGAGCACGGACCGATGCTCGCCGGCGACGATCCGGACGCCGAAGTCGAAGGGGCGGCCGGGATCGAGGCTGAGGCGGGGACGGTAACGATCGGTCAGGAGCGAACGCCGTCCGGCGACGGGACAAAGGGAACCGGAACCGCGGCCACGCTCACGCTCGAGGTGGCCGACGACGCCGAGCCGACGACGGAGAGGATCGAAATCACGGAGTCGTCGACGATGCTGATAACCGACTACCCGCAGCATACGGTCGAACGCGACGCCACGGTCCACGTCGAGGGCGGCGCGGAGCCCGACGAGGGGGCGGAACCGGAGGACGCCCTCGACGGCGACGACGACCCCGAGGGTGTCACACTCGCGGACGAACCGGCGGCGAACGAGTCGAACGCGAGCGACGACGCAGACGAGGACGAGACGACGACCGAGGGTAACGGCGACGATGCAGATTCCGTTCCCGGATTCACCGCGATCGCAGCGATCCTCGGTATCGCGACGCTGCTCGTCCGCCATTCCCGTCGGTAA
- a CDS encoding DUF7350 domain-containing protein, with translation MQDRDTIDRRTFVRRTGVATGTLALAGCLGNDTETDEDDEDDVSAVPETVRVEDPPEAVYVPTHREAMRMLEPVDAGGYRLAPMLSYPHPFWLVAGDGAGDAISRESPDDGRGVHMMFVLWEEATGTVLPVDEGAQIRLERDGERVGSPRSPWAMISQEMGFHFGDNVPLPEDGTYTVEVTVPPLSTRKTGELEGRLEERETATFEFVYDDAFREEVVGGVDYLDESLWGERGALEPMDHGGSADEDEHHEDGERGDTDEGEDGDQGDEAHGHDDWYRVPYSALPGVGEYPGTLLVDSDGDDVPESTTDLPRSGDAAFLETLLESESRLADGDDRYLLVSPRTPYNRVPLADMSLSATVERGGSVVAESPLEQTIDGEYDLHYGASLSSIRPGDSVTVTIDSPPQVARHQGYETAFLEMPPLELTVPEER, from the coding sequence ATGCAGGATCGAGACACCATCGACCGACGTACCTTCGTTCGACGAACAGGCGTAGCGACGGGGACGCTCGCGCTCGCGGGCTGTCTCGGAAACGACACCGAAACCGACGAGGACGACGAAGACGACGTATCGGCCGTTCCAGAGACCGTCCGAGTCGAAGATCCGCCCGAGGCGGTGTACGTCCCCACGCACCGCGAGGCGATGCGGATGCTCGAGCCCGTCGACGCCGGGGGGTACAGGCTCGCACCGATGCTCTCGTACCCCCACCCGTTCTGGCTGGTCGCCGGAGACGGCGCGGGCGACGCGATCTCGCGCGAGAGCCCCGACGACGGTCGCGGCGTCCACATGATGTTCGTCCTCTGGGAGGAGGCGACCGGGACCGTCCTCCCGGTCGACGAGGGCGCACAGATTCGCCTCGAGCGCGACGGCGAACGGGTCGGCTCCCCGCGGTCGCCGTGGGCGATGATCTCCCAGGAGATGGGCTTTCACTTCGGCGACAACGTTCCCCTCCCCGAGGACGGAACGTACACGGTCGAGGTGACCGTTCCGCCGCTCTCGACTCGGAAGACCGGCGAACTCGAGGGGCGACTGGAGGAACGCGAAACCGCGACGTTCGAGTTCGTCTACGACGACGCGTTCCGCGAGGAGGTCGTCGGCGGCGTCGACTACCTCGACGAGAGCCTGTGGGGCGAACGCGGCGCCCTCGAGCCGATGGACCACGGCGGCTCAGCTGACGAGGACGAGCACCACGAGGACGGAGAGCGAGGGGATACGGACGAAGGCGAGGATGGGGACCAGGGGGACGAAGCGCACGGTCACGACGATTGGTACCGCGTCCCCTACTCCGCGCTCCCGGGCGTTGGCGAATACCCCGGGACGCTCCTCGTCGACTCCGACGGCGACGACGTCCCCGAGTCGACGACGGATCTGCCGCGAAGTGGCGACGCAGCGTTTCTCGAAACCCTTCTCGAGTCCGAATCCCGGCTGGCCGACGGCGACGACCGGTATCTGCTCGTCTCGCCGCGGACGCCGTACAACCGCGTCCCGCTCGCGGACATGTCCCTCAGCGCAACGGTCGAACGGGGTGGCTCCGTCGTCGCCGAATCGCCGCTCGAGCAGACGATCGACGGCGAGTACGACCTCCACTACGGCGCGTCGCTGTCGTCGATCCGGCCGGGCGATTCGGTGACGGTCACGATCGACTCGCCCCCGCAGGTCGCTCGCCACCAGGGGTACGAGACGGCGTTTCTCGAGATGCCACCCCTCGAGCTAACCGTTCCGGAGGAACGATGA
- a CDS encoding DUF7405 family protein, giving the protein MTSLDRASLSRRQTLRALVAAGGASALSACLELTAEGADVPTGTGDYDSLPDRQHAWNDVLPTDDHGNVRPPAHHVLIALSLTDGVDEDARGTTEDALRTLERAYEWSNEGLVFTLGYTPAYFDRFDTSLPESADLPKPVALTDQEEPTFDGYDAVLHLASDRSRVVLEAEEALFGDRETANGVEIETPLADAFDRLEEHRRTGFVGEGLPADHTAVPGVPESIPEEAPFFMGFRAGFDRSQATEDRVTIESGPFAGGTTQHVSSMAIQLETWFEQDNHFQRVAKLFSREHAVEERVGDVGEKLAASNGLTDERIEATEADAREHNVVGHAQKAARAREDGEPSLLRRDVNTVDGDRPGLHFIALQRRIGDFVRVREAMTGADLDVPSANNGIRHYVFVDRRGNYLLPPRSLRSLPPANPVADR; this is encoded by the coding sequence GTGACGTCCCTCGATCGCGCCTCGCTTTCGCGACGACAGACGCTGCGCGCGCTGGTCGCCGCCGGCGGTGCGAGCGCGCTCAGCGCCTGCCTCGAACTCACCGCCGAGGGTGCGGACGTGCCGACGGGAACCGGCGATTACGACTCGCTTCCCGACCGACAACACGCCTGGAACGACGTCCTGCCGACGGACGACCACGGCAACGTTCGGCCGCCGGCCCACCACGTTCTGATCGCGCTGTCGCTCACCGACGGTGTCGACGAGGACGCCCGAGGAACGACCGAAGACGCGTTACGAACGCTCGAACGAGCCTACGAGTGGAGCAACGAGGGACTGGTCTTCACGCTCGGCTACACGCCGGCGTACTTCGACCGGTTCGATACGTCGCTGCCCGAGTCGGCCGATCTCCCGAAACCCGTCGCGCTGACCGATCAGGAGGAGCCGACGTTCGACGGGTACGACGCCGTATTACACCTCGCGAGCGACCGCTCGCGGGTCGTCCTCGAGGCCGAGGAAGCGCTGTTCGGCGACCGGGAGACGGCCAACGGAGTGGAGATCGAGACGCCGCTCGCGGACGCCTTCGACCGACTCGAGGAACACCGCCGGACCGGATTCGTCGGCGAGGGGCTCCCTGCCGACCACACGGCCGTTCCAGGGGTTCCCGAATCGATCCCCGAAGAGGCGCCGTTCTTCATGGGCTTTCGTGCGGGCTTCGATCGAAGCCAGGCGACGGAGGACCGCGTGACGATCGAGTCGGGCCCCTTCGCCGGCGGAACGACCCAGCACGTCTCCTCGATGGCGATTCAGCTCGAGACGTGGTTCGAGCAGGATAATCACTTCCAGCGCGTCGCGAAACTGTTCAGCCGCGAGCACGCCGTCGAGGAGCGGGTCGGCGACGTCGGCGAGAAGCTGGCCGCGTCGAACGGGCTGACCGACGAGCGAATCGAGGCGACCGAAGCGGACGCCCGCGAGCACAACGTCGTCGGCCACGCCCAGAAGGCGGCTCGAGCCAGGGAGGACGGCGAGCCGTCGCTCCTGCGACGGGACGTCAACACCGTCGACGGGGATCGTCCCGGACTCCACTTCATCGCCCTCCAGCGACGGATCGGCGATTTCGTCCGGGTCCGCGAGGCGATGACGGGGGCGGATCTCGACGTTCCCTCTGCGAACAACGGAATTCGTCACTACGTCTTCGTCGATCGGCGCGGGAACTACCTGCTACCGCCGCGGTCGTTGCGCTCGCTGCCGCCGGCGAATCCGGTCGCCGACCGCTGA
- a CDS encoding 1,4-dihydroxy-2-naphthoyl-CoA synthase, translated as MVSELFDEEQWEPIEDVDRDFRDITYHRAVDSGTVRIAFDRPEVRNAFRPGTVDELYDALDHAKRQTDVGCILLTGNGPSPKDGGWAFCSGGDQTIRGEDGYQYEGDEDRASEQGRLHILEVQRLIRHVPKVVVCVVPGWAVGGGHSLHVVCDLTLASEEHAKFLQTDPDVASYDAGFGSAYLAKQIGQKKAREVFFLGKTYSAEEAEEMGMVNEVVPHEELEETALEWGDRINAKSPTAMRMLKYAFNMTDDGMVGQQVFAGEATRLGYMTDEAKEGRDAFVEGREPDFDDYPWHY; from the coding sequence ATGGTTTCGGAACTCTTCGACGAGGAGCAGTGGGAGCCGATCGAGGACGTCGATCGGGACTTTCGCGACATCACGTACCACCGGGCGGTCGACTCCGGAACGGTCCGGATCGCCTTCGACCGACCCGAGGTTCGCAACGCGTTCCGGCCGGGAACGGTCGACGAACTGTACGACGCCCTGGACCACGCCAAACGCCAGACCGACGTCGGCTGCATCCTGCTGACCGGGAACGGTCCCTCCCCGAAGGACGGCGGCTGGGCGTTCTGTTCCGGCGGGGACCAGACGATCCGCGGCGAGGACGGATACCAGTACGAGGGTGATGAAGACCGTGCATCCGAACAGGGACGACTGCACATTCTCGAGGTCCAGCGACTCATCCGCCACGTTCCGAAGGTCGTCGTCTGCGTGGTTCCGGGGTGGGCCGTCGGCGGCGGCCACTCGCTGCACGTCGTCTGCGACCTGACGCTCGCCAGCGAGGAGCACGCCAAGTTCCTCCAGACCGACCCCGACGTGGCGAGCTACGACGCCGGCTTCGGTTCGGCCTACCTCGCCAAGCAGATCGGCCAGAAGAAGGCCCGCGAAGTGTTCTTCCTCGGCAAAACGTACAGCGCCGAGGAGGCCGAAGAGATGGGGATGGTCAACGAGGTCGTCCCGCACGAGGAACTCGAGGAGACGGCCCTCGAGTGGGGCGACCGGATCAACGCGAAGAGCCCGACGGCGATGCGGATGCTCAAGTACGCGTTCAACATGACCGACGACGGGATGGTCGGCCAGCAGGTGTTCGCCGGCGAGGCGACGCGACTGGGTTACATGACCGACGAGGCGAAGGAGGGCCGCGACGCGTTCGTCGAGGGCCGCGAACCCGACTTCGACGACTATCCGTGGCACTACTGA